In Streptomyces sp. NBC_01439, the following are encoded in one genomic region:
- a CDS encoding ATP-binding cassette domain-containing protein: MTRNDNKPNAVEVRGLVKHYGETKALDGVDLDVPEGTVLGVLGPNGAGKTTLVRCLSTLIVPDAGTATVAGFDVVRQPRQLRRTIGLTGQYASVDEKLSGWENLYMIGRLLDLSRKDARRRADEMLERFSLTEAAKKAAANYSGGMRRRLDLAASLIGNPAVLYLDEPTTGLDPRTRNEVWDEVQRLVAEGATVLLTTQYMEEAEQLASELTVIDRGKVIANGKVDELKARVGGRTLRIRPVDASDLPGMARALAETGLDGVAGSQAVPDEGVLLVPILSDEQLTAVVGLLAARGYAIADLGTYLPSLDEVFLAITGQKPVSAEATTPAGVPTEKTEEVAA, encoded by the coding sequence TACGGGGGCTCGTCAAGCACTACGGCGAGACCAAGGCCCTCGACGGTGTCGACCTGGACGTACCGGAGGGCACGGTCCTCGGGGTCCTCGGCCCCAACGGTGCCGGCAAGACCACGCTGGTGCGCTGCCTCTCCACCCTGATCGTCCCGGACGCCGGCACGGCGACCGTCGCCGGCTTCGACGTGGTCCGCCAGCCACGGCAGCTGCGCCGCACCATCGGCCTCACCGGTCAGTACGCCTCGGTCGACGAGAAGCTCTCCGGCTGGGAGAACCTCTACATGATCGGGCGGCTGCTCGACCTCTCCCGCAAGGACGCCCGCCGCCGCGCGGACGAGATGCTGGAGCGGTTCTCGCTGACCGAGGCGGCCAAGAAGGCCGCCGCGAACTACTCCGGAGGCATGCGCCGCCGGCTCGACCTCGCCGCCTCGCTGATCGGCAATCCGGCCGTTCTGTACCTGGACGAGCCGACCACCGGTCTCGACCCCCGCACCCGCAACGAGGTGTGGGACGAGGTCCAGCGCCTGGTCGCCGAGGGCGCCACGGTGCTGCTCACCACCCAGTACATGGAGGAGGCCGAGCAGCTCGCCAGCGAGCTGACGGTCATCGACCGCGGCAAGGTCATCGCCAACGGCAAGGTCGACGAGCTGAAGGCGCGCGTCGGCGGCCGCACCCTGAGGATCCGCCCCGTGGACGCCTCGGACCTGCCGGGCATGGCCCGCGCGCTGGCCGAGACCGGACTGGACGGAGTGGCCGGCAGCCAGGCCGTACCGGACGAGGGCGTGCTGCTGGTCCCGATCCTGAGCGACGAGCAGCTGACGGCCGTCGTCGGCCTGCTGGCCGCCCGCGGGTACGCCATCGCCGACCTCGGCACCTACCTGCCCAGCCTCGACGAGGTGTTCCTGGCCATCACCGGCCAGAAGCCCGTCTCCGCCGAGGCGACGACACCTGCGGGCGTTCCCACCGAGAAGACCGAGGAGGTCGCGGCATGA
- a CDS encoding ABC transporter permease, protein MSTVTTTKPAPTAPGPAPVAAPHGEGRIGLRGNLRHIGALVRRNALQIKQDPESMFDVVFMPIIFTLLFVFVFGGAISGKGNQAEYVNYVVPGLMAMMGMNIAMGVGTGVNDDFKKGVMDRFRSMPIARSSVLIAKIVVELGRMMVAIAILLAVGFLLGLSIKGPVLGLFLAIGLSAVFGASLMWIFVLLGLTLKTPQAVQGMAMMVLMPLQFGSSIFAPPTTMPGWLQSFTDYNPLSNLADAARALINGLPVGDSVWMTLIWSLAITAVTMPLAVRKFRQKT, encoded by the coding sequence ATGAGCACCGTAACCACGACGAAGCCCGCCCCCACCGCGCCCGGTCCGGCCCCGGTGGCCGCCCCGCACGGCGAGGGCCGGATCGGCCTGCGGGGCAACCTGCGGCACATCGGCGCCCTGGTACGCCGCAACGCCCTGCAGATCAAGCAGGATCCCGAGTCGATGTTCGACGTCGTGTTCATGCCGATCATCTTCACGCTGCTGTTCGTGTTCGTCTTCGGCGGCGCGATCTCCGGCAAGGGGAACCAGGCGGAGTACGTCAACTACGTGGTCCCGGGCCTCATGGCCATGATGGGCATGAACATCGCCATGGGTGTCGGCACCGGGGTCAACGACGACTTCAAAAAGGGCGTCATGGACCGGTTCCGGTCGATGCCCATCGCCCGGTCGTCGGTGCTCATCGCCAAGATCGTCGTCGAGCTCGGCCGGATGATGGTGGCCATCGCCATCCTGCTCGCCGTGGGCTTCCTGCTCGGCCTGTCGATCAAGGGTCCGGTGCTGGGCCTGTTCCTCGCCATCGGGCTGTCGGCCGTCTTCGGCGCCTCGCTGATGTGGATCTTCGTCCTCCTCGGCCTCACCCTGAAGACCCCGCAGGCCGTCCAGGGCATGGCGATGATGGTCCTGATGCCGCTGCAGTTCGGCAGTTCGATCTTCGCCCCGCCCACCACGATGCCGGGCTGGCTGCAGTCCTTCACGGACTACAACCCGCTGTCGAACCTGGCCGACGCGGCCCGCGCCCTGATCAACGGCCTTCCGGTCGGCGACTCGGTGTGGATGACCCTGATCTGGTCGCTGGCCATCACCGCGGTCACCATGCCGCTCGCGGTACGGAAGTTCCGCCAGAAGACCTGA
- a CDS encoding site-2 protease family protein: protein MGHQGSRGERQISSVFLGIFAIMAVTGWAVWTGYAASPGLAVFLFVTSAWIVSLCLHEYAHARTALHGGDLTVGAKGYLTLNPLKYTHALLSIVLPVIFVILGGIGLPGGAVFIERSRIRGRWKHSLISAAGPLTNVAFAAVCTAPFWLDALDGVPLAFRYALAFLAMLQVSAAILNFLPVPGLDGYGVIEPWLSYRVRREMEPLAQFGLLAVFALLWIPGVNAFFFGAVDGLMSALGVTDLETYCGRDLYSFWRDSDGYCAVPQD, encoded by the coding sequence ATGGGTCATCAGGGCAGCCGCGGAGAGCGGCAGATCAGTTCGGTATTCCTCGGCATCTTCGCGATCATGGCCGTCACCGGCTGGGCGGTGTGGACGGGGTACGCGGCGAGCCCCGGACTGGCCGTTTTCCTCTTCGTGACGTCGGCGTGGATCGTCTCGCTGTGCCTGCACGAGTACGCGCACGCCCGCACCGCCCTGCACGGCGGTGACCTCACGGTGGGCGCCAAGGGCTACCTGACGCTGAATCCGCTCAAGTACACGCACGCACTGCTCAGCATCGTGCTGCCGGTGATCTTCGTGATCTTGGGCGGCATCGGCCTGCCCGGCGGCGCGGTGTTCATCGAGCGGAGCCGGATCCGGGGCCGCTGGAAGCACAGCCTCATCTCGGCGGCGGGCCCGCTGACCAACGTGGCCTTCGCCGCGGTGTGCACGGCCCCGTTCTGGCTGGACGCCCTCGACGGGGTGCCGCTGGCGTTCCGCTACGCGCTCGCCTTCCTCGCCATGCTGCAGGTCTCGGCAGCGATCTTGAACTTCCTGCCGGTACCGGGCCTGGACGGCTACGGGGTCATCGAGCCCTGGCTGTCGTACCGGGTGCGCCGCGAGATGGAGCCGCTGGCACAGTTCGGCCTGCTGGCCGTGTTCGCGCTGCTGTGGATCCCGGGGGTCAACGCGTTCTTCTTCGGCGCGGTGGACGGCCTGATGTCTGCACTCGGTGTGACGGACCTGGAGACGTACTGCGGCCGCGACCTCTACAGCTTCTGGCGGGACTCCGACGGCTACTGCGCCGTCCCGCAGGACTGA
- a CDS encoding AfsR/SARP family transcriptional regulator has protein sequence MRYAILGTAQAIHDDGSPVAVGGARLRALLTALALRPGRVVPAPLLVAEVWDGDPPADAVAALQALVARLRRALGHTAVRSAEGGYQLVAEREDVDLYRFERLVRAGGRAPDPAEAAALYEEALALWRGPALADLPDPAAEAARWEAVRMDARRGRLAAALAMGEAERCLPELTALCAQQPLDESLHALRIRALRDAGRPAEALAEYDSLRRELSDRLGTDPGPELRALHAELLTSDAQPPTTAATAATATASAATTAAVGGAPPAAPAPVPAPTPASAGNLRARLTTFVGREDDIRTIGDDLARARLVTLLGPGGAGKTRLCQEAAEAQDESAWPDGVWLVELAPIDGPGDPEDVAEAALAALGARETKLRGAAADELRAFTERAGDDPLDRLAEHCARRRLLLLLDNCEHVIDAAAALAERLLTHCPDVRILATSREPLGVPGESLRPVEPLPDPIALRLLGDRGAAARAGFTIEEDPAAAAEICTRLDGLPLAIELAAARLRLLTPRQIADRLDDRFRLLTSGARTVLPRQQTLRAVVDWSWELLDEAERTVLRRLSVFAGGCDLAAAEAVCADPAREASYDPAGPARDASYDPADVLGSLVDKSLVVATPGSDGRGMRYRLLETVGEYAAERLAEAGGDREATEHRHLVHYRELARTTEPLLRGHGQRAATDRLDTEYENVRTALRRAVAVRDTDEVLCLVHALGWYWHMHDLRSESRHWAEAAAALGPNPFEPPFVPAEPVYERLVDTPPPYSAETRTEGWRALNLVLLASRDQTNETWNTPSVRALIDGVLATYRPGLPQTCRTPASLWIYAVMIAGDPGLLQRVVDATVATARELGYRWELASALQLRANILANRADWAGDASRDADESLALFRELGDAWGCAEALSARAEAREKRGEYALAARDYQEAIAYAERLGAMAQVTVLRVRMAGTLTEAGRIEEAEQILTEITATVQRYGNEAMPAARMFFAGILGRTGRISEARDQLQMLRDEFAFGAFAIFDGFLLATMAWLDNRQGLHEDALDRLRRGMVTVIDPMARMVAPQMPAVYLLIAALSLVSLGGPRREYDAARLLGAYRAQLPPAHFPVTTEREDHALAQELARAALGDAGYEKAYAEGGGLSLEEATALI, from the coding sequence GTGCGTTACGCGATCCTCGGAACCGCCCAGGCCATCCACGACGACGGGAGCCCCGTCGCCGTCGGCGGAGCACGCCTGCGGGCGCTCCTGACAGCGCTCGCGCTGCGACCGGGGCGGGTGGTGCCCGCTCCGCTGCTCGTCGCCGAGGTGTGGGACGGCGATCCGCCGGCCGACGCGGTGGCGGCCCTGCAGGCGCTGGTCGCCCGGCTGCGGCGGGCGCTCGGGCACACGGCCGTGCGGTCCGCCGAAGGCGGCTACCAACTGGTCGCCGAGCGGGAGGACGTCGACCTGTACCGCTTCGAGCGGCTGGTCCGGGCCGGCGGCCGGGCGCCGGACCCGGCCGAGGCCGCGGCCCTGTACGAGGAGGCCCTCGCCCTGTGGCGCGGACCGGCCCTCGCCGACCTGCCGGACCCGGCTGCGGAGGCCGCGCGCTGGGAGGCCGTACGGATGGATGCGCGCCGGGGTCGGCTCGCGGCGGCCCTGGCCATGGGCGAGGCGGAGCGGTGCCTTCCGGAGCTGACCGCACTGTGCGCGCAGCAGCCGCTGGACGAGTCGTTGCACGCCCTGCGCATCCGGGCCCTGCGCGACGCGGGCCGCCCGGCGGAGGCGCTGGCCGAGTACGACAGCCTGCGCCGGGAGCTGTCCGACCGGCTCGGCACCGACCCGGGCCCGGAACTGCGGGCCCTACACGCCGAACTGCTGACCTCGGACGCGCAGCCGCCGACCACCGCGGCCACCGCCGCTACCGCCACGGCCAGCGCGGCTACCACCGCGGCCGTCGGCGGCGCGCCCCCGGCCGCCCCCGCCCCCGTCCCCGCCCCCACCCCCGCGTCCGCGGGAAACCTTCGGGCGCGCCTGACCACCTTCGTCGGCCGTGAGGACGACATCCGCACCATCGGGGACGACCTCGCGCGGGCCCGCCTCGTCACGCTCCTCGGACCCGGCGGCGCCGGCAAGACACGGCTGTGCCAGGAGGCCGCCGAAGCCCAGGACGAGAGCGCCTGGCCCGATGGCGTCTGGCTCGTCGAGCTCGCTCCCATCGACGGCCCCGGCGACCCGGAAGACGTCGCCGAAGCCGCCCTCGCCGCGCTCGGGGCCCGGGAGACCAAGCTGCGCGGCGCCGCCGCCGACGAACTGCGCGCCTTCACCGAACGCGCCGGGGACGACCCCCTCGACCGGCTCGCCGAGCACTGCGCACGACGCCGGCTCCTGCTGCTGCTCGACAACTGCGAGCACGTCATCGACGCGGCCGCCGCCCTCGCGGAACGCCTCCTCACGCACTGCCCCGACGTCCGGATCCTGGCCACCAGCCGCGAACCCCTCGGCGTCCCGGGGGAGTCCCTGCGCCCGGTGGAACCGCTGCCCGATCCGATCGCGCTGCGGCTGCTCGGTGACCGGGGGGCCGCAGCCCGCGCCGGGTTCACCATCGAGGAGGACCCGGCCGCGGCCGCCGAGATCTGCACCCGCCTCGACGGTCTGCCGCTGGCCATCGAGCTGGCCGCCGCCCGGCTGCGGCTGCTCACCCCGCGCCAGATCGCCGACCGCCTCGACGACCGCTTCCGCCTCCTGACCAGCGGTGCCCGTACCGTCCTGCCCCGCCAGCAGACCCTGCGCGCGGTCGTCGACTGGTCCTGGGAGCTGCTCGACGAAGCCGAACGCACCGTCCTGCGCCGGCTGTCCGTCTTCGCCGGCGGCTGCGACCTCGCCGCCGCCGAGGCCGTCTGCGCCGACCCCGCCCGCGAAGCCTCGTACGACCCCGCCGGCCCCGCCCGCGACGCCTCGTACGACCCCGCCGACGTCCTCGGCTCCCTCGTCGACAAGTCCCTCGTCGTGGCCACCCCCGGATCCGACGGCCGCGGCATGCGCTACCGCCTGCTGGAGACGGTCGGCGAGTACGCCGCCGAACGCCTCGCCGAGGCCGGCGGCGACCGCGAGGCCACCGAGCACCGCCACCTCGTCCACTACCGGGAGCTCGCCCGCACCACCGAGCCGCTGCTGCGCGGCCACGGCCAGCGGGCGGCCACCGACCGGCTCGACACCGAGTACGAGAACGTGCGCACCGCCCTGCGCCGGGCCGTCGCCGTCCGCGACACCGACGAGGTCCTGTGCCTGGTCCACGCGCTCGGCTGGTACTGGCACATGCACGACCTGCGCTCCGAGTCCCGGCACTGGGCCGAGGCCGCCGCCGCCCTCGGCCCCAACCCCTTCGAACCGCCCTTCGTCCCCGCCGAGCCCGTCTACGAACGGCTCGTCGACACGCCGCCGCCCTACTCCGCCGAAACGCGGACCGAGGGCTGGCGCGCCCTCAACCTGGTTCTGCTGGCTTCCCGCGACCAGACCAACGAGACCTGGAACACCCCCTCGGTCCGCGCCCTGATCGACGGGGTCCTCGCGACCTACCGGCCCGGACTGCCGCAGACCTGCCGGACCCCCGCCTCCCTGTGGATCTACGCCGTCATGATCGCCGGCGACCCCGGGTTGCTCCAGCGGGTCGTCGACGCGACCGTCGCGACCGCCCGCGAGCTCGGCTACCGCTGGGAACTGGCCTCCGCGCTCCAGCTGCGCGCCAACATCCTCGCGAACCGGGCCGACTGGGCCGGGGACGCCTCGCGCGACGCCGACGAGAGCCTGGCCCTGTTCCGCGAACTCGGCGATGCCTGGGGCTGCGCCGAGGCGCTGTCCGCCCGCGCCGAGGCCCGGGAGAAGCGCGGCGAGTACGCACTGGCCGCCCGCGACTACCAGGAGGCCATCGCCTACGCCGAACGCCTCGGCGCCATGGCCCAGGTGACGGTGCTGCGCGTACGGATGGCCGGGACGCTGACCGAGGCCGGCCGGATCGAGGAGGCCGAGCAGATCCTCACCGAGATCACCGCGACGGTGCAGCGGTACGGCAACGAGGCCATGCCCGCCGCCCGGATGTTCTTCGCGGGCATCCTCGGCCGTACGGGACGGATCTCCGAGGCGCGCGACCAGCTGCAGATGCTGCGGGACGAGTTCGCCTTCGGCGCGTTCGCCATCTTCGACGGCTTCCTGCTCGCCACGATGGCCTGGCTCGACAACCGGCAGGGGCTGCACGAGGACGCCCTCGACCGGCTGCGCCGGGGCATGGTCACCGTCATCGACCCGATGGCGCGGATGGTGGCCCCGCAGATGCCCGCTGTCTACCTGCTGATAGCGGCCCTCTCGCTGGTCTCGCTCGGCGGCCCGCGCCGGGAGTACGACGCCGCCAGGCTGTTGGGCGCCTACCGGGCGCAGCTGCCGCCCGCGCACTTCCCGGTCACGACGGAGCGCGAGGACCACGCCCTCGCGCAGGAGCTGGCCCGGGCCGCGCTGGGCGACGCCGGCTATGAGAAGGCGTACGCCGAAGGCGGTGGCCTCTCCCTGGAGGAGGCCACCGCCCTCATCTGA